From the Streptococcus oralis ATCC 35037 genome, one window contains:
- a CDS encoding amino acid ABC transporter ATP-binding protein: MIKISNLSKSFSGQTVLDHLNLDIQKGEVVALIGSSGAGKSTFLRSLNYLETPDSGTIQIDNFKVDFSQISQEEILTLRRKLSMVFQQFNLFERRTALDNVKEGLVVVKKLSDEEATKIAKEELAKVGLSDRENHYPRHLSGGQKQRVALARALAMKPDVLLLDEPTSALDPELVGEVEKSIADAAKSGQTMILVSHDMSFVAQVADKVLFLDKGKIIESGTPDEIINHPKEERTKEFFASYKRTYI, encoded by the coding sequence ATGATTAAGATTTCGAATTTAAGCAAATCCTTTTCAGGACAGACTGTCTTGGATCATCTGAACTTGGATATCCAAAAAGGTGAGGTAGTGGCTTTGATTGGTTCATCTGGAGCTGGGAAATCAACCTTTCTTCGTAGTTTGAACTACCTTGAAACTCCAGATAGTGGAACGATTCAGATTGACAATTTTAAAGTTGATTTTTCTCAGATTAGCCAAGAAGAAATCCTAACCCTTCGTCGCAAGTTGTCCATGGTTTTCCAACAGTTTAATTTGTTTGAACGCCGAACTGCTCTTGACAATGTCAAGGAAGGTTTGGTTGTCGTTAAAAAATTATCGGACGAGGAAGCAACAAAAATCGCTAAGGAAGAGTTGGCCAAGGTTGGTCTTTCTGACCGTGAAAACCATTATCCTCGCCACTTATCAGGTGGACAGAAGCAACGGGTTGCCCTCGCGCGTGCGCTTGCTATGAAACCAGATGTCTTGCTCTTGGACGAACCAACGTCGGCACTGGACCCAGAGTTGGTCGGTGAAGTAGAAAAGTCTATTGCAGACGCTGCCAAGTCAGGTCAGACCATGATTTTGGTCAGTCACGATATGTCTTTTGTAGCCCAAGTGGCAGACAAGGTTCTATTCCTAGATAAAGGGAAAATCATCGAGTCTGGTACACCGGATGAAATCATCAATCATCCGAAAGAAGAACGAACAAAAGAATTCTTCGCTAGTTACAAACGGACTTATATTTGA
- a CDS encoding GNAT family N-acetyltransferase: MEIRLAFPNEVDAIMQVMEDAKKCLAESGSDQWQNGYPNADIIIDDIISGQAYVALEEGELLAYAAVTKSPEEAYEAIYEGSWQGGESEYLIFHRIAVAADVQGQGVAQTFLEGLIEGFDYLDFRSDTHAENKVMQHIFEKLGFQQVGKVLVDGERLAYQKLKK; the protein is encoded by the coding sequence ATGGAGATTCGTTTAGCTTTTCCAAACGAAGTAGATGCGATTATGCAGGTGATGGAGGATGCCAAAAAGTGCTTAGCTGAGTCTGGTAGTGACCAGTGGCAAAATGGCTATCCAAATGCCGACATCATTATCGATGATATCATCTCAGGTCAAGCTTATGTGGCATTGGAAGAAGGAGAACTGCTAGCTTATGCTGCTGTGACCAAGAGCCCAGAGGAAGCCTATGAAGCCATTTATGAAGGGAGTTGGCAGGGGGGAGAATCAGAATATCTGATCTTTCACCGTATCGCTGTGGCAGCAGATGTCCAAGGACAAGGTGTTGCTCAGACTTTCCTAGAAGGCTTGATTGAAGGTTTTGATTATCTAGATTTTCGTTCAGATACGCATGCAGAAAACAAGGTCATGCAGCATATCTTTGAAAAGCTAGGCTTCCAACAGGTTGGTAAGGTTCTAGTTGATGGGGAACGTTTGGCCTATCAGAAATTAAAAAAATGA
- the pdxS gene encoding pyridoxal 5'-phosphate synthase lyase subunit PdxS: protein MTENRYELNKNLAQMLKGGVIMDVQNPEQARIAEAAGAAAVMALERIPADIRAAGGVSRMSDPKMIKEIQEAVSIPVMAKVRIGHFVEAQILEAIEIDYIDESEVLSPADDRFHVDKKEFQVPFVCGAKDLGEALRRIAEGASMIRTKGEPGTGDIVQAVRHMRMMNQEIRRIQNLREDELYVAAKDLQVPVELVQYVHEHGKLPVVNFAAGGVATPADAALMMQLGAEGVFVGSGIFKSGDPVKRASAIVKAVTNYQNPQILAQISEDLGEAMVGINENEIQILMAERGK from the coding sequence ATGACCGAAAATCGTTATGAACTAAATAAAAACTTGGCACAGATGCTCAAAGGTGGGGTTATCATGGACGTTCAGAACCCTGAACAGGCTCGTATCGCAGAGGCTGCTGGTGCGGCAGCTGTTATGGCGTTGGAGCGGATTCCAGCTGATATTCGTGCAGCTGGTGGAGTTTCTCGTATGAGTGATCCAAAGATGATTAAGGAAATCCAAGAAGCGGTCAGCATTCCAGTGATGGCCAAGGTCAGAATTGGGCATTTTGTTGAAGCTCAGATTTTAGAGGCTATTGAGATTGACTATATCGATGAGAGTGAAGTGCTGTCTCCAGCAGACGATCGTTTCCATGTAGATAAGAAGGAATTCCAAGTTCCTTTTGTCTGTGGAGCTAAGGATTTGGGTGAAGCCTTGCGTCGTATCGCTGAGGGAGCTTCCATGATTCGGACAAAAGGAGAACCGGGGACAGGTGACATCGTTCAAGCCGTTCGTCATATGCGCATGATGAATCAAGAAATACGCCGTATTCAAAATCTACGCGAAGATGAACTTTATGTGGCTGCCAAGGACTTGCAAGTCCCTGTAGAATTGGTCCAATACGTTCATGAACATGGAAAATTGCCAGTTGTTAACTTCGCAGCTGGAGGTGTGGCAACACCAGCAGATGCTGCGCTGATGATGCAATTGGGGGCAGAGGGTGTCTTTGTTGGTTCAGGTATTTTCAAGTCAGGAGATCCTGTTAAACGAGCAAGTGCCATTGTCAAAGCGGTAACCAACTACCAAAATCCTCAAATTCTAGCACAAATCTCTGAAGACCTAGGGGAAGCCATGGTTGGTATCAATGAGAATGAAATTCAAATTCTCATGGCTGAGCGAGGAAAATAG
- a CDS encoding amino acid ABC transporter permease: MTVTTFLASDWYQSLMQLIPDGKLFSLRSVFDGIPRIVQQLPTTLMLTLGGALFGLLLALIFAIVKINRVKILYPLQAFFVSFLKGTPILVQLMLTYYGIPLALKAINQQWGTGLNINAIPAALFAIVAFAFNEAAYASETIRAAILSVNPGEIEAARSLGMTRVQVYRRVIIPNAAVVATPTLINSLIGLTKGTSLAFSAGVVEVFAQAQILGGADYRYFERFISVALVYWVVNIGIESLGRFIEKKMAISAPDTVSTDVKGDLR, from the coding sequence ATGACTGTTACAACATTTTTAGCATCAGATTGGTACCAAAGTTTGATGCAACTCATTCCGGATGGTAAGCTCTTTAGTTTGCGTTCGGTCTTTGATGGAATTCCAAGGATTGTCCAACAACTGCCTACAACCTTGATGTTGACGCTTGGAGGTGCACTCTTTGGTTTGCTACTTGCCCTGATTTTTGCCATTGTAAAGATCAATCGTGTTAAGATTCTATATCCCTTGCAGGCCTTTTTCGTCAGTTTCTTAAAAGGTACCCCAATCCTAGTTCAACTTATGTTGACCTACTACGGAATTCCTTTAGCACTGAAAGCTATCAACCAACAATGGGGAACTGGTCTCAATATCAATGCGATTCCAGCGGCACTTTTTGCGATTGTGGCCTTTGCTTTTAATGAGGCAGCTTATGCAAGTGAAACGATTCGTGCAGCCATCCTTTCTGTTAATCCAGGTGAAATTGAGGCGGCACGCAGTTTGGGTATGACTCGTGTTCAAGTTTACCGTCGCGTGATTATTCCAAATGCAGCGGTGGTAGCGACACCGACTTTGATTAACTCTCTTATCGGTTTGACCAAGGGAACTTCTCTAGCCTTTAGTGCAGGTGTTGTGGAAGTCTTTGCTCAGGCTCAAATTTTGGGTGGAGCCGATTATCGCTATTTTGAGCGTTTCATCTCCGTAGCCCTTGTTTATTGGGTGGTCAATATCGGAATTGAGAGCCTCGGTCGCTTTATCGAGAAGAAAATGGCTATTTCAGCACCGGATACAGTGTCTACAGATGTGAAAGGAGACCTTCGTTAA
- the nox gene encoding H2O-forming NADH oxidase, producing MSKIVVVGANHAGTACINTMLDNFGHENEIVVFDQNSNISFLGCGMALWIGEQIDGPEGLFYSDKEKLEAKGAKVYMNSPVLSIDYDNKVVTAEVEGKEHKESYDKLIFATGSTPILPPIEGVEIVKGNREFKATLENVQFVKLYQNAEEVIEKLEDKSKHLERIAVVGGGYIGVELAEAFERLGKEVVLVDIVDTVLNGYYDKDFTQMMAKNLEDHNIRLALGQTVKAIQGDGKVERLVTDKETFDVDMVVLAVGFRPNTALADGKIELFRNGAFLVDKKQETSIPGVYAVGDCATVYDNARKDTSYIALASNAVRTGIVGAYNACGHELEGIGVQGSNGISIYGLHMVSTGLTLEKAKAAGYNATETGFNDLQKPEFIKHDNHEVAIKIVFDKDSREILGAQMVSHDSAISMGIHMFSLAIQEHVTIDKLALTDLFFLPHFNKPYNYITMAALTAEK from the coding sequence ATGAGTAAAATCGTTGTAGTTGGTGCTAACCACGCTGGTACAGCTTGTATTAATACGATGTTGGACAACTTCGGACATGAGAACGAAATCGTAGTATTTGACCAAAACTCAAATATTTCATTCCTTGGTTGTGGAATGGCGCTTTGGATCGGGGAACAAATTGATGGCCCAGAAGGTCTCTTCTACTCTGATAAAGAAAAATTGGAAGCAAAAGGTGCTAAAGTTTACATGAACTCACCAGTTCTTTCAATTGACTACGATAACAAAGTTGTGACTGCAGAAGTTGAAGGTAAAGAACACAAAGAGTCTTATGATAAATTGATCTTTGCAACTGGTTCAACTCCAATCTTGCCTCCAATCGAAGGTGTTGAAATCGTTAAGGGTAACCGCGAATTCAAAGCGACTCTTGAAAATGTACAATTTGTTAAATTGTACCAAAACGCTGAAGAAGTTATTGAAAAACTTGAAGACAAGAGCAAACACCTTGAGCGCATTGCCGTTGTTGGTGGTGGTTACATCGGTGTAGAACTTGCTGAAGCTTTCGAGCGTCTTGGAAAAGAAGTAGTGCTTGTAGATATTGTAGACACTGTCTTGAACGGCTACTATGACAAAGACTTTACTCAAATGATGGCGAAGAACTTGGAAGACCACAACATTCGCTTGGCTCTTGGTCAAACAGTTAAAGCCATCCAAGGTGATGGAAAAGTTGAACGCTTGGTAACAGACAAAGAAACATTTGATGTGGATATGGTGGTTCTTGCTGTTGGCTTCCGTCCAAACACAGCTCTTGCTGACGGTAAGATTGAACTCTTCCGTAACGGTGCTTTCCTTGTAGATAAGAAACAAGAAACATCTATCCCAGGTGTATACGCTGTTGGTGACTGTGCAACTGTTTATGACAATGCTCGTAAAGATACAAGCTACATCGCTCTTGCATCTAATGCTGTACGTACTGGTATCGTTGGTGCTTATAACGCTTGTGGTCATGAATTGGAAGGAATCGGAGTTCAAGGATCAAACGGTATTTCTATCTACGGTCTTCACATGGTTTCGACTGGTTTGACTCTTGAAAAAGCCAAAGCTGCAGGCTATAATGCAACTGAAACTGGCTTTAACGATCTTCAAAAACCAGAATTTATCAAACATGACAACCACGAAGTTGCCATCAAGATTGTCTTTGACAAAGACAGCCGCGAAATCCTTGGTGCGCAAATGGTTTCACACGATTCTGCTATCAGCATGGGAATCCACATGTTCTCACTTGCTATCCAAGAGCATGTAACCATTGATAAATTGGCTTTGACAGACCTATTCTTCTTGCCACATTTCAACAAACCATACAATTACATCACAATGGCTGCACTTACAGCTGAAAAATAA
- the rlmB gene encoding 23S rRNA (guanosine(2251)-2'-O)-methyltransferase RlmB: MKTNDIVYGVHAVTEALLANTGNKLYLQEDLRGKNVEKVKELATEKKVSISWTSKKSLSEMTEGAVHQGFVLRVSEFAYSELDHILAKTRQEENPLLLILDGLTDPHNLGSILRTADATNVSGVIIPKHRAVGVTPVVAKTATGAIEHVPIARVTNLSQTLDKLKAEGFWTFGTDMNGTPCHKWNTKGKIALIIGNEGKGISSNIKKQVDEMITIPMNGHVQSLNASVAAAILMYEVFRNRL, translated from the coding sequence ATGAAAACAAATGATATTGTCTATGGCGTCCACGCCGTTACAGAAGCCCTCCTTGCAAACACTGGAAATAAACTTTACCTCCAAGAAGATCTTCGAGGTAAGAATGTTGAAAAAGTCAAGGAACTGGCTACAGAAAAGAAGGTATCCATTTCTTGGACTTCAAAAAAATCCCTGTCTGAGATGACCGAAGGCGCTGTTCACCAAGGTTTTGTTCTACGAGTGTCCGAATTTGCCTATAGCGAGCTGGATCACATCCTTGCAAAAACACGCCAAGAAGAAAATCCACTTCTGTTGATTCTGGATGGTCTAACTGACCCTCACAACTTAGGCTCTATCTTAAGGACTGCTGATGCGACCAATGTTTCAGGTGTCATCATTCCCAAGCACCGTGCTGTCGGAGTGACTCCTGTCGTTGCCAAAACGGCCACAGGTGCTATTGAGCATGTACCGATTGCGCGAGTTACCAACCTCAGTCAAACCCTAGACAAACTCAAGGCTGAAGGCTTCTGGACCTTTGGAACGGATATGAACGGTACTCCTTGCCACAAGTGGAATACAAAAGGGAAAATCGCCCTCATCATCGGAAATGAAGGAAAAGGCATCTCGAGTAACATCAAAAAACAGGTCGATGAGATGATTACCATTCCCATGAATGGACATGTTCAAAGTCTCAATGCAAGTGTGGCTGCAGCCATTCTCATGTACGAAGTTTTCCGAAACCGACTATAA
- a CDS encoding DUF1836 domain-containing protein: MNSNFSYPKWEDIPNIDLYLDQVLLYVNQVCAPISPDKDKGLTASMVNNYVKHGYLTKPDKKKYQRKQIARLIAITTLKSVFSIQEIAQTLNTLQTQASSDQLYDAFVDYMNHGIDPENPIIQTSCQTVKLYHQTLDLILIKEEEEIQ; this comes from the coding sequence ATGAATTCTAACTTTTCCTACCCAAAATGGGAAGACATTCCAAACATTGACCTCTATCTGGATCAGGTTTTACTTTATGTCAATCAAGTCTGTGCCCCTATCTCTCCAGATAAGGACAAGGGGCTAACAGCATCCATGGTCAATAACTATGTCAAACATGGTTACCTGACAAAGCCGGATAAGAAAAAATACCAACGCAAACAGATTGCACGTTTGATTGCCATCACCACTCTCAAGTCTGTCTTTTCGATCCAAGAAATCGCTCAGACACTTAATACTCTGCAAACTCAAGCTAGCTCAGACCAGCTCTACGATGCTTTTGTGGACTACATGAACCATGGGATTGATCCAGAAAATCCTATTATCCAAACTAGCTGTCAAACGGTTAAACTCTATCATCAAACTCTAGACTTAATCCTTATCAAAGAAGAGGAGGAAATCCAATGA
- a CDS encoding arsenate reductase family protein, protein MLEFIEYPKCSTCKKAKNELDQLGVNYKAVHIVEETPSEDVILDWLETSGFEVKQFFNTSGIKYRELGLKDKVGSLSKQEAAKLLASDGMLLKRPILVENGAVKQIGYRKTYEDLGLR, encoded by the coding sequence ATGTTAGAATTTATCGAATACCCAAAATGTTCAACTTGTAAGAAAGCAAAAAATGAACTAGACCAACTCGGTGTGAACTATAAAGCTGTCCACATCGTAGAAGAAACACCAAGTGAAGACGTGATTTTGGACTGGTTGGAAACTTCCGGTTTTGAAGTGAAACAATTTTTCAATACTAGCGGGATCAAATACCGCGAACTGGGCCTAAAAGATAAGGTCGGAAGTTTGTCAAAACAAGAAGCAGCCAAGCTTCTAGCCAGTGATGGTATGTTATTGAAACGTCCAATTTTGGTGGAGAATGGTGCTGTTAAACAAATTGGCTATAGAAAAACCTATGAGGACTTAGGTTTGAGATAG
- the trxB gene encoding thioredoxin-disulfide reductase — MYDTIIVGAGPAGMTAALYAARSNLKVALIEGGLPGGQMNNTSDIENYPGYANISGPELAEKMFEPLENLGVEHLYGYVENIEDHGDYKKVITDDQVYETRTVIVATGSKHRLLGVPGEEELNSRGVSYCAVCDGAFFRDQDLLVVGGGDSAVEEALFLTRFAKTVTIVHRRDQLRAQKVLQDRAFANEKVNFIWDSVVKEIKGENRVESVIFENVKTGQVTEQAFGGVFIYVGLDPVSDFVKELNIQDQAGWIVTDNHMKTAVDGIFAVGDVRQKDLRQVTTAVGDGAIAGQEAYKFITEHS; from the coding sequence ATGTACGATACGATTATTGTCGGTGCTGGACCTGCGGGAATGACTGCTGCCTTATATGCTGCTCGAAGCAATCTGAAAGTGGCTTTGATTGAAGGTGGTCTGCCAGGAGGGCAAATGAATAACACATCTGATATTGAAAACTATCCAGGTTATGCCAATATCAGTGGACCTGAATTGGCTGAAAAGATGTTTGAACCACTTGAAAACCTTGGAGTGGAGCATCTTTATGGCTATGTTGAAAATATTGAAGACCATGGTGACTATAAGAAGGTAATCACTGATGATCAAGTTTACGAAACCCGTACTGTCATTGTAGCAACTGGGTCAAAACACCGTCTTTTGGGTGTTCCTGGAGAAGAAGAACTGAACAGTCGAGGTGTTTCTTACTGTGCAGTCTGTGATGGAGCTTTCTTCCGTGACCAAGACTTGCTCGTAGTCGGTGGTGGAGATTCAGCGGTAGAAGAAGCTCTCTTCTTGACTCGCTTTGCCAAGACTGTTACCATTGTTCACCGTCGTGACCAACTTCGTGCCCAAAAGGTTTTGCAAGACCGTGCTTTTGCAAATGAGAAAGTCAACTTTATCTGGGATTCTGTCGTCAAGGAAATCAAAGGTGAAAATCGAGTAGAATCTGTAATTTTTGAAAATGTAAAAACGGGTCAAGTGACAGAGCAAGCCTTCGGTGGTGTCTTTATCTATGTCGGTTTGGATCCTGTTAGCGATTTTGTTAAAGAATTGAACATTCAAGACCAGGCAGGCTGGATTGTGACAGATAATCACATGAAAACTGCCGTTGACGGTATCTTTGCAGTTGGAGATGTTCGCCAAAAAGATCTTCGCCAAGTGACAACAGCAGTTGGAGATGGAGCCATCGCTGGTCAAGAAGCCTACAAGTTTATCACCGAACATAGTTAA
- a CDS encoding FAD:protein FMN transferase: MPLHSRSERLMGTTITISLVDEQADCLLQGAFDLLKELEYRFNANSQESELMEINYQAGIAPVKVHPDLFELIALGLEHSLAPSSHLNISIGPLIQTWRIGFADARLPDSKEIEAVLPLVDPHFIKLDPTNSTVFLEKKGMKLDLGCLAKGYSADKVAQYLKEHGVTSALINLGGNILTIGNNQAKEGKAWQIGIQDPRNPRGNHLLTIPASNKSVVTSGIYERHLTVDGKDYHHIFDSETGFPVETDLASLTIISDKSVDGEIWTTRLFGERSASILWQVESIDGIEAILIDKEGRLACSSGLQNCIM, from the coding sequence TTGCCTCTTCATTCACGTTCGGAACGGCTAATGGGAACAACTATCACGATTTCATTAGTAGATGAACAGGCTGATTGCCTACTTCAAGGAGCCTTTGACTTGCTCAAGGAGCTCGAATACCGCTTCAACGCCAATAGTCAAGAATCCGAACTGATGGAAATCAACTACCAGGCTGGAATCGCACCTGTTAAGGTTCATCCTGACTTATTTGAACTGATTGCTCTTGGACTTGAGCATAGCTTAGCTCCATCTAGCCATCTAAACATTAGCATTGGCCCCTTGATTCAAACCTGGCGAATCGGATTTGCAGATGCACGGCTTCCAGACTCTAAAGAAATCGAAGCTGTCTTGCCTCTAGTTGACCCGCATTTTATCAAGTTGGATCCGACTAACTCTACTGTCTTTTTAGAGAAGAAAGGAATGAAGCTTGATTTAGGTTGTTTAGCTAAGGGCTATAGTGCAGATAAGGTTGCCCAGTATTTGAAAGAACACGGTGTCACCTCTGCCCTGATCAATCTCGGAGGAAATATCCTCACCATCGGGAACAACCAAGCCAAAGAAGGGAAAGCCTGGCAGATTGGGATTCAAGATCCTCGAAATCCTCGTGGCAATCATCTCCTAACCATTCCTGCTTCTAACAAATCCGTTGTCACTTCAGGTATCTATGAACGCCACCTGACAGTAGATGGAAAAGACTATCATCATATCTTTGATAGTGAGACAGGATTCCCTGTCGAAACCGATCTCGCTAGCCTAACGATTATCTCTGATAAATCCGTTGATGGTGAGATTTGGACAACGCGCCTTTTCGGAGAACGAAGCGCTTCTATCCTCTGGCAAGTCGAAAGTATAGATGGTATTGAAGCCATCCTCATCGACAAAGAGGGACGCCTTGCATGTTCTTCAGGCCTTCAAAATTGTATTATGTAA
- the trhA gene encoding PAQR family membrane homeostasis protein TrhA, whose protein sequence is MNTSLKLSKKLSFGEEIANSVTHAVGAVIMLILLPISSTYSYEAHGFLSSFGVSIFVISLFLMFLSSTIYHSMAYGSTHKYVLRIIDHSMIYVAIAGSYTPVVLTLMNNWFGYLIIAIQWGTTIFGILYKIFAKKVNEKFSLALYLIMGWLVLAIIPAIISQTTPIFWSLMVTGGLCYTVGAGFYAKKKPYFHMIWHLFILAASALQYIAIVYYM, encoded by the coding sequence ATGAATACCAGTCTAAAACTCAGTAAAAAACTCAGTTTTGGAGAGGAAATTGCTAATAGCGTGACCCATGCTGTGGGTGCCGTTATCATGCTCATCCTACTCCCTATTTCATCCACCTATAGTTATGAAGCACACGGGTTTTTATCATCCTTTGGTGTTTCAATCTTTGTTATCAGTCTCTTTCTCATGTTCCTCTCGTCAACCATTTACCACTCTATGGCCTATGGTTCGACCCACAAATACGTCTTGCGAATCATCGACCATTCTATGATTTATGTGGCTATCGCAGGCTCTTATACGCCGGTCGTATTGACTTTGATGAACAACTGGTTTGGCTATCTGATCATTGCCATTCAGTGGGGAACGACTATCTTTGGCATCCTCTATAAAATCTTTGCTAAAAAGGTCAATGAGAAATTCAGCCTTGCCCTTTACCTGATCATGGGCTGGTTGGTTCTGGCTATCATTCCTGCCATTATCAGTCAAACAACGCCAATTTTCTGGAGTCTTATGGTAACTGGTGGACTCTGTTATACAGTTGGAGCTGGATTTTACGCTAAGAAAAAACCTTATTTCCACATGATCTGGCATCTCTTTATCCTAGCGGCATCTGCACTCCAATACATCGCCATTGTTTATTACATGTAA
- the def gene encoding peptide deformylase: protein MSAIERITKAAHLIDMNDIIREGNPTLRAVAEEVTFPLSDQEIILGEKMMQFLKHSQDPVMAEKMGLRGGVGLAAPQLDISKRIIAVLVPNIVEEGETPQEAYDLQAVMYNPKIVSHSVQDAALGEGEGCLSVDRNVPGYVVRHARVTVDYFDKDGEKHRIKLKGYNSIVVQHEIDHLNGIMFYDRINEKDPFAVKDGLLILE, encoded by the coding sequence ATGTCTGCAATAGAACGTATTACAAAAGCTGCTCACTTAATTGATATGAACGATATTATCCGCGAGGGGAATCCAACTCTTCGCGCAGTTGCTGAGGAAGTTACTTTCCCACTGTCTGACCAGGAAATCATCCTTGGCGAAAAGATGATGCAATTCCTCAAACATTCCCAAGATCCTGTTATGGCTGAGAAAATGGGGCTCCGCGGTGGTGTTGGGCTGGCTGCTCCCCAACTCGATATTTCAAAACGCATTATTGCCGTCTTGGTCCCAAATATTGTGGAAGAAGGTGAAACTCCACAGGAAGCCTACGACTTGCAAGCTGTTATGTACAATCCAAAAATTGTCTCTCACTCTGTTCAGGACGCTGCTCTTGGCGAAGGAGAAGGTTGCCTGTCTGTTGACCGAAACGTACCTGGCTATGTAGTCCGCCATGCTCGCGTTACTGTTGACTACTTTGACAAGGACGGAGAAAAACACCGTATCAAGCTCAAAGGCTACAACTCTATCGTTGTCCAACATGAAATTGATCATCTAAACGGAATCATGTTTTACGATCGTATCAATGAGAAAGATCCATTTGCTGTTAAAGATGGTTTACTGATTCTGGAATAA
- a CDS encoding DUF4059 family protein, which yields MLLHLFSLYFESLILTTILVVIFLGIWIGLRAMSGVDKTAKARQAHLYDMIMIGVLVIPVLSFAVMSLLLVFKA from the coding sequence ATGCTACTGCATTTATTTTCTTTATATTTCGAGAGTTTGATCTTAACGACCATCCTTGTCGTGATTTTTCTGGGGATTTGGATTGGATTGAGAGCTATGTCTGGTGTGGACAAGACAGCCAAGGCTCGCCAAGCCCATCTCTATGATATGATTATGATTGGAGTTTTGGTCATTCCGGTGTTATCCTTTGCCGTCATGAGTTTGCTCTTGGTTTTCAAGGCATAA
- the pdxT gene encoding pyridoxal 5'-phosphate synthase glutaminase subunit PdxT produces MKIGILALQGAFAEHAKVLDKLGVTGVEIRNLDDFQKYQSDLSGLILPGGESTTMGKLLRDQQMLIPIREAILSGLPVFGTCAGLILLAKEITSQEESHLGIMDIVVERNAYGRQLGSFYTEAECKGVGQIPMTFIRGPIISSVGEGVEILATVDNQIVAAQEKNMLVTSFHPELTDDVGLHQYFINMCKEKS; encoded by the coding sequence ATGAAAATCGGAATACTAGCCTTGCAAGGCGCCTTTGCAGAGCATGCAAAAGTGTTAGATAAATTAGGAGTCACTGGTGTCGAAATCAGAAATTTAGATGATTTTCAGAAATATCAGAGTGACTTGTCCGGTTTGATTTTGCCTGGTGGAGAATCTACAACCATGGGCAAACTCTTGCGTGACCAGCAGATGTTGATTCCCATCCGAGAAGCTATTTTATCTGGACTCCCAGTCTTTGGAACTTGTGCGGGCTTAATCTTGCTAGCTAAGGAAATCACTTCTCAGGAAGAAAGTCATCTTGGAATCATGGATATAGTGGTTGAGCGCAATGCTTATGGGCGCCAACTAGGAAGCTTCTATACAGAGGCAGAATGTAAGGGAGTTGGTCAGATTCCCATGACCTTTATCCGTGGACCGATTATCAGTAGTGTTGGAGAGGGTGTAGAAATTCTAGCAACAGTTGATAATCAAATCGTTGCTGCGCAAGAAAAAAATATGCTGGTAACCTCTTTTCATCCAGAATTGACAGATGATGTTGGCTTGCACCAGTATTTTATCAATATGTGTAAAGAAAAAAGTTGA
- a CDS encoding methylated-DNA--[protein]-cysteine S-methyltransferase, whose translation MKQNKYAKMLYPSPIGTLSLVADEQYLYGIWVQDQTHFERGLGDETIEEVGSHPVLEQVISYLDTYFEGSVQDLSDLPFAPIGTDFEKQVWAYLQAIPYGQTVTYGQIAQDLQVASAQAIGGAVGRNPWSILVPCHRVLGSGNRLTGYASGVEKKAWLLQHEGAAFQENKK comes from the coding sequence ATGAAGCAGAATAAGTACGCAAAAATGCTCTACCCGTCACCAATTGGAACCTTATCCTTAGTTGCTGACGAGCAATATCTCTATGGAATTTGGGTGCAGGACCAAACTCATTTTGAGAGGGGATTAGGGGATGAAACGATAGAAGAAGTTGGTAGCCATCCTGTATTAGAGCAAGTTATTTCCTATTTAGATACCTATTTCGAAGGCAGTGTTCAGGATCTATCTGACTTACCTTTTGCTCCTATTGGAACAGATTTTGAAAAGCAAGTCTGGGCATACTTACAGGCCATTCCTTATGGTCAAACAGTGACTTACGGACAAATAGCGCAGGACCTGCAAGTAGCTTCTGCCCAAGCGATTGGTGGAGCAGTGGGGCGCAATCCTTGGTCCATCCTCGTACCCTGTCACCGTGTGCTGGGGTCAGGTAATCGCTTGACAGGCTATGCATCTGGAGTCGAAAAGAAAGCTTGGCTCTTGCAACATGAAGGTGCAGCATTTCAAGAAAACAAAAAATAG